Proteins from a single region of Streptomyces sp. HUAS 15-9:
- a CDS encoding ROK family protein has protein sequence MHTDLVAALDIGGTKIAGALVDGDGRIQVRAQRATPAKEDGETVMRAVEEVVAELADSPLWERAGSLGIGSAGPVDASAGTVSPVNVPGWRDFPLVRRVRAATGGLPVELIGDGVAITAAEHWQGAARGHDNALCMVVSTGVGGGLVLNGRLHPGPTGNAGHIGHISVDLDGDPCPCGSRGCVERIASGPNIARRAREDGWLPGPDGDASAAAVAFAARAGDPVAVASFERAAQALAAGIAATATLVEIDIAVIGGGVGKAGDVLFTPLRKALADYATLSFVRRLTVTPAQMGTDAGLVGAAAAALVRRPDATAAGV, from the coding sequence ATGCACACCGACCTCGTGGCGGCGCTCGACATCGGCGGCACGAAGATCGCCGGCGCGCTGGTGGACGGCGACGGACGGATCCAGGTGCGCGCGCAGCGCGCGACGCCCGCCAAGGAGGACGGCGAGACCGTCATGCGGGCCGTGGAGGAGGTGGTCGCGGAACTCGCCGACTCGCCCCTGTGGGAACGCGCGGGCTCCCTCGGCATCGGCAGCGCGGGACCGGTGGACGCCTCGGCGGGCACCGTGAGCCCGGTGAACGTGCCCGGGTGGCGGGACTTCCCGCTCGTCCGGCGGGTGCGTGCGGCCACCGGCGGGCTGCCGGTCGAGCTGATCGGCGACGGCGTGGCGATCACGGCCGCCGAGCACTGGCAGGGCGCCGCCCGCGGCCACGACAACGCGCTGTGCATGGTGGTCTCGACCGGTGTCGGTGGCGGCCTGGTCCTGAACGGCCGACTGCATCCGGGACCGACCGGCAACGCGGGCCACATCGGCCACATCAGTGTCGACCTCGACGGCGACCCGTGCCCGTGCGGCTCGCGGGGCTGCGTGGAGCGCATCGCCAGCGGCCCCAACATCGCCCGGCGCGCACGGGAGGACGGCTGGCTGCCGGGCCCGGACGGTGATGCCTCCGCCGCCGCGGTGGCCTTCGCCGCCCGGGCCGGCGATCCGGTCGCCGTCGCCTCCTTCGAGCGTGCGGCGCAGGCGCTCGCCGCCGGAATCGCGGCCACCGCGACGCTCGTCGAGATCGACATCGCGGTGATCGGCGGGGGAGTGGGCAAGGCGGGCGACGTCCTGTTCACACCGCTGCGCAAGGCCCTTGCCGACTACGCGACCCTGTCCTTCGTGCGGCGCCTGACGGTGACACCCGCTCAGATGGGCACGGACGCGGGCCTGGTGGGCGCGGCGGCCGCGGCACTGGTCCGACGGCCGGACGCGACGGCGGCCGGCGTCTGA
- a CDS encoding dipeptidase codes for MSSNPVAETVASLLPRAKAELTELVAFKSVADFDQFPRSESEGAANWITDALRAEGFEDVALLDTPDGTQSVYGFLPGPEGAKTVLLYAHYDVQPPLDESAWTTPPFELTERDGRWYGRGAADCKGGVLMHLLALRALKANGGVPVHIKVIVEGSEEMGTGGLERYAEQHPELLRADTIVIGDAGNFRVGLPTVTTTLRGMTLVRVQIDTLEGNLHSGQFGGAAPDALAALIRVLDSLRAEDGSTTVDGLAPETRWEGLEYTEEQFRADAKVLDGVGLIGDGSVADRIWAEPAVTVIGIDCPPVVGATPSVQSSARALVSLRVPPGVDAAEATKLLQAHVETHTPWGARVHTEQVGQGQAFRADTGSPAYQAMADAMGVAYPGETMQYAGQGGSIPLCNTLAGLYPEAEILLIGLSEPEAQIHAVNESVSPEELERLSVAEALFLRNYAAG; via the coding sequence ATGTCGTCGAATCCGGTCGCCGAGACCGTCGCCTCGCTGCTGCCCAGGGCGAAGGCGGAACTCACCGAGCTGGTGGCCTTCAAGTCGGTGGCGGACTTCGACCAGTTCCCCAGGAGCGAGAGCGAGGGCGCCGCGAACTGGATCACCGACGCGCTGCGCGCCGAGGGCTTCGAGGACGTGGCCCTGCTCGACACCCCGGACGGCACGCAGTCGGTGTACGGCTTCCTCCCGGGCCCGGAGGGCGCCAAAACGGTCCTGCTCTACGCCCACTACGACGTGCAGCCGCCGCTGGACGAGTCCGCCTGGACCACCCCGCCCTTCGAGCTGACCGAGCGTGACGGCCGCTGGTACGGCCGCGGGGCCGCCGACTGCAAGGGCGGCGTGCTCATGCACCTCCTCGCGCTGCGCGCCCTCAAGGCGAACGGCGGCGTCCCGGTGCACATCAAGGTGATCGTCGAGGGCTCGGAGGAGATGGGCACGGGCGGTCTGGAGCGGTACGCCGAGCAGCACCCCGAGCTGCTGCGGGCCGACACGATCGTGATCGGCGACGCGGGCAACTTCCGCGTCGGCCTGCCGACCGTCACCACCACGCTGCGCGGTATGACCCTGGTCCGCGTGCAGATCGACACCCTCGAGGGCAATCTGCACTCCGGCCAGTTCGGCGGCGCCGCCCCGGACGCGCTGGCCGCGCTGATCCGCGTCCTGGACTCGCTGCGCGCCGAGGACGGCTCGACGACGGTCGACGGGCTCGCCCCCGAGACCCGGTGGGAGGGGCTGGAGTACACCGAGGAGCAGTTCCGCGCCGACGCCAAGGTGCTGGACGGCGTGGGGCTGATCGGCGACGGCTCGGTCGCCGACCGCATCTGGGCCGAGCCTGCCGTCACGGTCATCGGCATCGACTGCCCGCCGGTCGTCGGCGCCACCCCGTCGGTCCAGTCGAGCGCCCGCGCCCTGGTCAGCCTGCGGGTGCCGCCGGGCGTCGACGCGGCCGAGGCCACCAAGCTGCTCCAGGCGCATGTGGAGACGCACACGCCGTGGGGCGCCCGGGTGCACACCGAGCAGGTCGGTCAGGGCCAGGCATTCCGCGCCGACACCGGCAGCCCGGCGTACCAGGCGATGGCGGACGCGATGGGTGTCGCCTACCCGGGCGAGACGATGCAGTACGCCGGTCAGGGCGGCTCCATCCCGCTGTGCAACACCCTCGCGGGCCTCTACCCGGAGGCGGAGATCCTGCTCATCGGCCTGAGCGAGCCCGAGGCCCAGATCCACGCGGTCAACGAGAGCGTCTCCCCCGAGGAGCTGGAGCGGCTGTCGGTGGCCGAGGCCCTGTTCCTGCGGAACTACGCGGCGGGCTGA
- a CDS encoding NUDIX hydrolase: MTVVWINGAFGAGKTTTARELIELIPNSTLFDPEVIGGALTHLLPPKRLAEVGDFQDLPIWRRLVIDTAAAMLAELGGTLVVPMTLLRQEYRDEIFGGLAARRITVRHILLAPAETILRERIAGREVPPDLPDGELRQRQWAYDHIEPYRAALASWLTADAHPVDTGALTPYETAVRVAEAVSSGAVAPCDIVQTPEPTAETLAAGVLLFDEQDRVLLVDPTYKPGWEFPGGVVERGEAPARAGMREVAEETGIRLEDVPRLLVVDWEQPVPPGFGGLRLLFDGGRLDSAETGRLLLPGPELRDWRFVTEQEAADLLPPVRYQRLCWALRARERGAALYLEAGVPVG; this comes from the coding sequence GTGACCGTCGTCTGGATCAACGGCGCGTTCGGTGCGGGGAAGACCACCACCGCACGGGAACTGATCGAACTGATCCCGAACAGCACGCTCTTCGACCCGGAGGTCATCGGCGGAGCACTCACGCACCTGCTCCCGCCCAAGCGCCTCGCCGAGGTCGGTGACTTCCAGGACCTGCCGATCTGGCGGCGACTCGTGATCGACACCGCGGCAGCGATGCTCGCCGAACTCGGCGGAACCCTCGTGGTCCCCATGACCCTGCTGCGCCAGGAGTACCGCGACGAGATCTTCGGCGGCCTCGCCGCGCGCCGTATCACCGTCCGGCACATCCTGCTCGCCCCGGCGGAAACGATCCTGCGGGAGCGAATAGCCGGGCGGGAGGTCCCGCCGGACCTCCCCGACGGCGAGTTGCGGCAACGGCAGTGGGCGTACGACCACATCGAGCCGTACCGCGCCGCGCTCGCCTCCTGGCTCACCGCCGACGCCCACCCCGTCGACACCGGCGCCCTCACCCCGTACGAGACGGCCGTCCGTGTCGCCGAGGCCGTCAGCAGTGGTGCCGTCGCCCCCTGCGACATCGTGCAGACCCCGGAGCCCACCGCCGAGACCCTCGCCGCGGGCGTGCTCCTCTTCGACGAGCAGGACCGTGTGCTGCTAGTCGATCCCACCTACAAGCCCGGCTGGGAGTTCCCCGGCGGTGTGGTCGAGCGTGGCGAGGCCCCGGCCCGTGCCGGTATGCGCGAGGTCGCCGAGGAGACCGGGATACGGCTGGAGGACGTGCCGCGGCTGCTCGTCGTGGACTGGGAGCAGCCGGTGCCCCCGGGCTTCGGCGGACTGCGGCTGCTCTTCGACGGCGGCCGGCTCGACTCGGCCGAGACGGGCCGGCTGCTGCTGCCGGGTCCCGAACTGCGCGACTGGCGCTTCGTCACCGAGCAGGAGGCCGCCGACCTGCTGCCGCCGGTCCGCTACCAGCGGCTGTGCTGGGCGCTGCGGGCACGTGAGCGCGGGGCCGCGCTGTATCTGGAGGCGGGCGTTCCGGTCGGCTGA
- a CDS encoding LacI family DNA-binding transcriptional regulator, protein MDRRIPVDDRTGHRIVPETTRRAAGLPDRHSGSRYGNRPTMKDVAARAGVGLKTVSRVVNGEPGVTPDTERRVQEAIDALGFRRNDSARVLRKGRTASIGLVLEDLADPFYGPLSRAVEEVARAHGALLINGSSAEDPDREQELALALCARRVDGLVIIPAGDDHRYLEPEIKAGVATVFVDRPAGKIDADVVLSDNYGGARAGVAHLIAHGHRRIGFIGDMPRIHTAAERLRGYRAAMEDAGIPVEDTWMSLGATDPERVRRAAEEMLSGPAPVTAVFAGNNRVTVTVVRVLAEHSRRVALVGFDDIELADLLQPGVTVIAQDAATLGRTAAERLFRQLDGTLIAPERIELPTRLITRGSGELPPAD, encoded by the coding sequence ATGGACCGACGCATCCCCGTGGACGACAGGACAGGACACCGCATCGTGCCCGAGACCACCCGCCGCGCCGCCGGCCTCCCCGACCGCCACTCCGGGAGCCGGTACGGCAACCGTCCGACCATGAAGGACGTCGCCGCGCGAGCCGGAGTCGGGCTGAAGACGGTGTCGCGCGTGGTCAACGGCGAGCCCGGCGTCACCCCGGACACCGAGCGCCGTGTCCAGGAGGCCATCGACGCGCTGGGCTTTCGCCGCAACGACAGCGCGAGGGTGCTGCGCAAGGGCCGTACCGCGAGCATCGGGCTGGTCCTGGAGGACCTCGCCGACCCCTTCTACGGCCCGCTCAGCCGCGCGGTCGAGGAGGTGGCCCGCGCCCACGGGGCGCTGCTGATCAACGGTTCCAGCGCCGAGGACCCCGACCGCGAGCAGGAGTTGGCGCTGGCGCTGTGCGCACGGCGGGTGGACGGACTGGTGATCATCCCTGCCGGGGACGACCACCGCTATCTGGAGCCGGAGATCAAGGCCGGCGTCGCGACCGTGTTCGTGGACCGCCCGGCCGGGAAGATCGACGCCGATGTGGTCCTGTCCGACAACTACGGCGGTGCCCGCGCCGGTGTCGCCCATCTGATCGCCCACGGCCACCGCCGGATCGGGTTCATCGGCGACATGCCCCGCATCCACACCGCGGCCGAGCGTCTGCGCGGCTACCGCGCGGCCATGGAGGACGCGGGGATACCCGTCGAGGACACCTGGATGTCCCTGGGCGCCACCGACCCGGAGCGGGTGCGCCGGGCCGCGGAGGAGATGCTGTCCGGCCCCGCTCCCGTGACCGCGGTGTTCGCTGGCAACAACCGGGTGACGGTAACCGTCGTCCGCGTGCTCGCCGAGCACTCCCGCCGGGTCGCCCTCGTCGGCTTCGACGACATCGAGCTCGCCGATCTGCTCCAGCCGGGCGTCACGGTGATCGCCCAGGACGCTGCCACCCTCGGCCGCACCGCCGCCGAGCGGCTCTTCCGCCAGTTGGACGGGACGCTCATCGCCCCGGAGCGCATCGAGCTGCCGACCCGGCTGATCACCCGCGGCTCGGGCGAACTGCCGCCGGCGGACTGA
- a CDS encoding MBL fold metallo-hydrolase has product MDVIELLPRLHLLRFPVGPAYLWRDGDELTLIDAGPIGSGRVIADVVRALGRAPSDVRRIVLTHFHEDHAGGAGELAALTGAEVLAHGRDAPVVRGETPGPPPVFEDWELPIHAEAARQLPQGDPARPERVTEVSDGDVLDFGDGARIVHVPGHTEGSIAVRLPAHGVLFTGDAVAAAPVTGSVIPGVFNLDRARTVASFHRLADLDADLACFGHGDPVTGNASTVLRKAADAYAGPY; this is encoded by the coding sequence ATGGACGTCATCGAACTCCTTCCCCGTCTCCATCTCCTGCGCTTCCCGGTCGGCCCGGCCTATCTCTGGCGCGACGGCGACGAGTTGACGCTGATCGACGCCGGCCCGATCGGCTCCGGCCGGGTGATCGCCGACGTGGTCCGGGCCCTTGGGCGGGCCCCTTCGGACGTACGCCGGATCGTGCTCACCCACTTCCACGAGGACCACGCGGGCGGGGCGGGCGAGTTGGCCGCGCTGACCGGCGCCGAGGTGCTGGCGCACGGCCGGGACGCCCCGGTCGTCAGGGGTGAGACGCCCGGCCCGCCGCCGGTCTTCGAGGACTGGGAGCTGCCGATCCACGCCGAGGCCGCGAGGCAACTGCCCCAGGGCGACCCGGCGCGCCCGGAGCGGGTCACCGAAGTGTCCGACGGCGATGTCCTCGACTTCGGCGACGGAGCCCGTATCGTCCACGTCCCCGGACACACCGAGGGCAGCATCGCCGTCCGACTCCCCGCGCACGGCGTGCTGTTCACGGGGGACGCGGTGGCCGCGGCACCGGTCACCGGGTCGGTGATACCGGGTGTGTTCAACCTCGACCGGGCCCGGACCGTCGCGTCCTTCCACCGGCTGGCCGACCTGGACGCGGACCTGGCCTGTTTCGGCCACGGCGATCCCGTGACGGGCAACGCCTCGACAGTCCTGCGGAAAGCCGCGGACGCCTACGCGGGTCCGTACTGA